From the Glandiceps talaboti chromosome 10, keGlaTala1.1, whole genome shotgun sequence genome, one window contains:
- the LOC144441000 gene encoding endothelial differentiation-related factor 1-like translates to MAEADWDTVTYLRKKPPTASQSKSKQAINAAQRRGEDIDTSKKFNAAQNKQHSAAKDTAKLDRETEELHHERVSLDVGRIIMSGRQDKELTQKELATKINEKPQVIQDYESGKAIPNNQVLSKIERVIGVRLRGREKGLPMQAGPKKKK, encoded by the exons ATGGCTGAAGCAGACTGGGATACTGTaacatatttaagaaaaaaGCCACCAACTGCCAGTCAGTCCAAGTCAAAACAG GCTATCAATGCTGCCCAAAGAAGGGGAGAAGACATAGACACGTCAAAAAAAT TTAATGCTGCCCAGAACAAACAACATTCTGCTGCAAAGGATACTGCAAAATTAGATAGAGAGACTGAAGAACTTCATC ATGAGAGAGTGTCTTTGGATGTGGGTCGTATAATTATGTCAGGTCGGCAAGATAAGGAATTGACCCAGAAAGAACTTGCAACA AAAATCAATGAGAAACCACAAGTGATTCAAGACTATGAAAGTGGCAAAGCCATACCCAACAATCAAGTACTGAGCAAGATAGAGCGAGTTATTG GTGTTAGGCTTCGAGGAAGAGAAAAAGGTTTACCAATGCAAGCAGGACCCAAGAAGAAGAAGTGA